The DNA region AAAAATCGCCCCGGTCGAGCCGAGCCACAACGCACCGCGATCATCCGCCACGATCTGCGTGATGTTCTCTGAAACAAGTCCCTGCTGCGTGCTGACACCGGAAACACCCTGCGCGTTGAGCCGCAACAAACCGCCCTTCTGCGTCCCGATCCACGCCGTGCCCGCATCGTCGAAGCCGATCGCCTGAATCGCACCGACTTTTCCGGCAAACGCGCGCAGCTCCACGGAGGAAAACGTCCCGCCATTTTCGAGCCGGTGCAGACTCCCGTCATCGCACCCTGCCCAGATCGCTCCGTCCGGCGCTTCCGACAACGTCCGCACGAGCGAAGCGTCGGCGCCGCGCGTGAGATCGAAGCTCACGAACTCACCGTCCCGAAACCGGCAGACACCGCCTGCCGCCAGCGCGAGCCAGAGATCGCCGTTCTTCGCCGTCAACGTAACGCGCGGTGTCGCCCGCCCGGTCAGAAAATCCTGCGTATGCTGCGCTTGGATTTTTCCGCCGTTGATCCGCAGCAAACCATGCGTCGTCGCGGCCCAAATGCCGCCACCTTTCGCAGGGGAAACGGAATACGCGCTGAAATCCTCCCACGCGCGCGTCGGCTCAAACACGGCCAGGCGGGAAGCTGCATCGCGAAACACGATCCCGCCATCGCGATTGGCAAACCAGAGCACGCCATCGTTGTCGCGGCAGAGCGAAAGGCTGCGACGTTCGAGCAAGCCCGCGGAGCGGTCGAACACGTCGAGCACCGCCGCCTTGATGCGCATGATGCCGCTGTTCGCGGTGCCCACCCAGAGATTGCCCGCAACATCTTCGAGAAGCGCGGAAACATCCTCGGGCGCTTCCGCGACGTGGTGGATCTGGTTGTCCGCCGCGAGGCGATGCAGCCCGGCCGAGCGCGTGCCGATCCATAGCTCGCCAGCGGCGTCTTCGAGCAACGCTTGAATGTAGTAAGCGCCGGTCGTCTTGCTGAGTTGCGCGATGGGTTTGAGACGGTCGTTCGACAACTTGGAGACTTCTTCACCGACGATTACCCACGGTCCGTCGGTCCGCGACGACGCGATGCGAACGTGATCTTTTTCGCCCGCGCCGAGCACCGAAGCCGGAACGAGCCGGCCGTTTTCGTAGCGCGCGAGAAACGATCCGCTCGCGATCCACACGCCGCCACGGCTGTCGCGCGCAAACTGGATCGGCTCGTGTTCGCTGAGTCCCGCGCTCGCGTCGAAAACCTCCAGACGGCCCGCCTGTTTGCGGAGTGCGAAGCCGCCTTTGAAACCGATCCACAGCGTGATGTCGTTTTCGAAGAAGAGCGCCTCGATCGGAGTCTGCGCGAAACGTTCGGGCAGCGCGTACGGCGAAAAATCGTCGCCGGAAAGACGCAGCAATCCTCCCAGACGCGGCGCCGCGAGAATGTCGTCGCTGCCCGGAATGCTGGCGAAGGCGGATATGCCGCGGTCGTGAATCGCGGTCTCCGCCGTGTGCGTCATCGCACTGAATTGCCGCCCATCGAAACGCACCACCCCGTTCGGCGTGCCGACGAGCAGATACCCTGAACGGCTGCGGCTAAGCCCGGTGACTTCATTGGTCGGCAGCCCGTTTTGCTGCGTCCACGCGCGGAATGAGAATTCCGATACGCGGGGCCCGGTCGCTGTGGGTTTGGCGCTGGCGAAGCCGATGCCCGCGCAGAGAAACGCGGTCGCGAGACGGACGGCGGAGAGAAGAGAAAAACCAGCGCGCTGGTTTACCGGTTCATTTTTTTTCAGGGGCAACAACATCGACGATGACCCGCTGGTACCGCGTGAGTCGAGGCGCGCCGTGATCGGTCACCGCCAGAATGATGTGCATCTGGCCCGTGCCGGGCGCCATCACCCGTGCGGTCGGAACGGTAAACCACGCCTTGGGCTGGTCGAAATTCTTGATCTCGAGCGGCTGGCCGGAACGCGCGCTGGAGAGCGGGAAGGTGCCTGCTTCATTGTAGTAAAACCACTCGTAAGAAAGGGCGTCGCCATCGGGATCGGTCGTGCCTTCGGCGCTGAGCTCGACGCGTTCGCCGGGCTTCGCGGTGATGCGCGCGGCATGCGCCAGCTTCGGGAGCGGCGGGTGGTTGGCTTCCTTCGGCGCTTTGATGGTCCAATCCATGCGCGCGGCGAAATCGTTTTGGTAAGCCTCGCGCCAGCGCCAGATCGTGGCGTGGTTCGTGTCGTGCCAGCGGCCATCGGCCCCGAGCACTTCGTCATCGGCGTCGGCGTAGATCGGGCGGGTTTCGGGGAAAAGGTGCCACCTCATCGGGCGCGGCGTGTAGAGCTCGTAGCGGCCGCCCCAGCCGCCGAAGTCGGGGCGCTCGGGTTCGTTGAGGCCGTTGGCGATCAGGCCGAGGAAGCTGGGCGTGTCGCCTTCCATCAGGAATTCCCAATGCGGATACTCGGCGCCGAGCGGGCCTTTTTTGCGGACGTTGCGGTCGAGCCACTCGTTGGTGACGAGGGTGAAATCTCCGCCCGGGCAGCGCGCGTGGAAATAGTCGCCGCTGATGCCGCTCCACGTCGCGTGATGGTACGCACCGCCCGCGCTGAAGCCGGGGCTCACGATGTAGAAGAGGCCGGGAAACTCTTTGCGCAGCCACGGGCCGGAATCGTCCTGATCGGAGATGGCGTACACGCGGAGTTTCGCGACGGCTTTGGCGAGCGCCTCGGGCGAACGCGTGGAGCGGATTTTCAAAAGGGATTGCGCGAGGACACTCGGGCCGCCCCAGACGGGAACCCAGAGCGGGCGCGGATCGTCGCGATCGATGGCGCGGATGAGCGCCTCGGAGCCGGCGGAGTCTTTGCCCGCGCCGACGCCTTCCATGCCGTAGATGGGCAGCCCCTCGGTGACGAGCGAGAGGAGCGTTTCGCCGGCGGGAAACCCGGCTTCGTGTTTTTCGAGGTTGTCGCGCACCTTGCCGTAGGCGGCGACGATCTGGCGGATGCGCTGCGGAGCGACGTGGGTTTTCTGGTGTATCGAGGTGATGGCGACGAGGCCCTCAGTGTCGAAGTGGTTCGCGTAAGTCAGGTAGCGCACGAGCGACATGGCGTCGTCGGGCTCGTTCTCGATGTCGGTGAGGACGAAGACGCGGGGCTTTTCAGCCGAGAACGCGGTGAGTGGCGCAACCGAGCTGACGATGAGAAAAAGGAGGAGACGTGTTTTCATGGCTTGGGGGTTTCGCATCGTTCGAGACGGGCGGCGAAGTCGCGGAGGAAGGCTTCGCGGTGGCGGTTGATGGTTTTCACGCCCTGCTCGTTTTTCTCACGCAGGGCCGGATCGGGATCATCGGCCCACCAGTTGGGGAAATTCGGCGACGGTTTGGCAGTCTCGGTCGTTGGCAAAACCGAGGTGAATGCGCCGGTTTGTCCGTCGAGTCCGGGGTGATTGCTGGCGATGCGGTAGGTCCAGGACTTCGTGTCTTTTGGCGAAAACAGAAAATGCCACGCGCCGTCTTTGTCGGGGAAGCCGATGAACTCTTGTTTATCTACGACGAGTTTCGCCTGTACGTCGGCGGGGGCATCGCCTTTTGGGCGATAGATCAGATCGACGATCGCATACGTCTCGACGATGTCTTCGGCCGTCGGTGCGCGATCAAAGGTGTAGCGCGGGCGATCCCACGCGCGGACGAAACTGCCGCCCCAAGACGGGACCGTTGGATTTTCAGGGGTCTTGTTGTTGAGCAGGTAGGTGAGCGAGGGCGTGTCGCCCATTTTCACGGTCTTCGCGATCTCCGCAAAATAATCGCCGAGCGCGCCGCGGCCTTTGATGTGCTCGGTGATGAAGCCGTCGTTGCTCAGGTCGCCGGCTTGGTTTCCGCCCATAAAAAAGCCGCGATAGGTCGAGTTGGCTTCGATGATCCAGAGATCGGGGTGGTCGCGCGCGATGTAGTCGAACGCAGTGGTGGACCATTTTTTGTTTGGGCCACCGATCCAATAGACGCGGAGTTTTGTTTTGATCGACGGATCGTCGTGCAGCGCTTGCGCGAGGTCGTCGATGCCGCCCCAGACGAGCAGCCAGAGCGGACGCGAATCGTCAGCGTGGGCGCGTTGGATGATCCAGTCGGAGCCTTCGGTGCGTTCGCCCCAGCCGCGGAGATCGGCGGAGTCGCTGCCGCCCTGCTTGCTGATGGCGCGCAGTTGATCGGGCGTCGGGTACGACGCGGAGTACGTGCGGAGATTCGGAAAATCCTTCGCGTACACATCAATGAGTTTGAGCAGATGATCCTTTCGGTTTCGTCCGGTGCCCCACGGCGACGCAATCATGCCTTCGAGATCGATGCTGTCGGCGTACACGAGCAAATGAACGAGCGACTGAAAGTCATCGAAGTCCGTGCCGCCGATGTCGGTCGAAACGATGACGCGCGGTTTTGTTGATGGCGTTTCGGCGTGAGCCGACGGAGCGACGAAGACAGCGCAGATGGTGGCGAGGCAGCAGAGGCGGAGGAGCGTTTTCATCAGGAATCGCGGTTGCGGGGGGCGCTGGCCTGATCGATGGCGACGGCGACGAGGATGACGTAACCCTTGATCACATACTGGAGCATCGGCGGGACGTTCAGGAGGAAGAGGCCGTTGTTGAGGACGCCGATGATGAGGCAGCCAAGCACGGTGCCGAAGATCGTGCCGCGCCCGCCGGAGAGCGACGTGCCGCCGATCACGACGGCGGCGATGGCGTCGAGTTCGTAGCTGAGGCCTGCATTGGGCTGTGCGGAGTCAAGACGCGCGGTGACGATGAGGCCCGCGACTCCGGCCAGCGCACCGGCGAGTGTGTACACGGCGATCTTGATGCGGGAGACGCTGAGGCCGGTGAGACGCGCGGCGCGTTCGTTGCCGCCCACAGCGTAGAGATGACGTCCGAAGCGCATGCGTTTTGTCACCACCATGAACAACGCGCCAAACGCCACCATGATCCATACGGGCATCGGCA from Nibricoccus aquaticus includes:
- a CDS encoding sensor histidine kinase; amino-acid sequence: MLLPLKKNEPVNQRAGFSLLSAVRLATAFLCAGIGFASAKPTATGPRVSEFSFRAWTQQNGLPTNEVTGLSRSRSGYLLVGTPNGVVRFDGRQFSAMTHTAETAIHDRGISAFASIPGSDDILAAPRLGGLLRLSGDDFSPYALPERFAQTPIEALFFENDITLWIGFKGGFALRKQAGRLEVFDASAGLSEHEPIQFARDSRGGVWIASGSFLARYENGRLVPASVLGAGEKDHVRIASSRTDGPWVIVGEEVSKLSNDRLKPIAQLSKTTGAYYIQALLEDAAGELWIGTRSAGLHRLAADNQIHHVAEAPEDVSALLEDVAGNLWVGTANSGIMRIKAAVLDVFDRSAGLLERRSLSLCRDNDGVLWFANRDGGIVFRDAASRLAVFEPTRAWEDFSAYSVSPAKGGGIWAATTHGLLRINGGKIQAQHTQDFLTGRATPRVTLTAKNGDLWLALAAGGVCRFRDGEFVSFDLTRGADASLVRTLSEAPDGAIWAGCDDGSLHRLENGGTFSSVELRAFAGKVGAIQAIGFDDAGTAWIGTQKGGLLRLNAQGVSGVSTQQGLVSENITQIVADDRGALWLGSTGAIFHVGVDELEKHFRGELPRIYPVTVGPDEGLNEATCSADYQPAVTKTKDGRLWFATRQGVVAIDPEKETSAPERPRVKITGVWVDEHPLAASPVTRLAPNPRALELRYSAPNLSVPERVRMRHRLTGYDDDWQENEREGAAKYTRLPPGKYRFEVAALLAGVPGAESADSITVEVQAAWWQTLWFRLFTAALAVGVVVVVVRHVSHRRLIEKLAKLESERALERERTRIAENIHDDLGAGLTRISLLTQSGHDKAKSQLDRIYDIVGDLIQSMDEIVWAVNPSNDDLESVANYLAEYAQSYCSDAGLRCRVKIPKSLPHHALTTQFRHHLFLSCKEALNNVVKHAQATDVSIEVIAADHTLTITIADNGIGLPDGIEATSHRNGLKNMHSRMRMLGGDATFARATPQGTVVTLTARLSQSASTP
- a CDS encoding nucleoside hydrolase-like domain-containing protein; the encoded protein is MKTRLLLFLIVSSVAPLTAFSAEKPRVFVLTDIENEPDDAMSLVRYLTYANHFDTEGLVAITSIHQKTHVAPQRIRQIVAAYGKVRDNLEKHEAGFPAGETLLSLVTEGLPIYGMEGVGAGKDSAGSEALIRAIDRDDPRPLWVPVWGGPSVLAQSLLKIRSTRSPEALAKAVAKLRVYAISDQDDSGPWLRKEFPGLFYIVSPGFSAGGAYHHATWSGISGDYFHARCPGGDFTLVTNEWLDRNVRKKGPLGAEYPHWEFLMEGDTPSFLGLIANGLNEPERPDFGGWGGRYELYTPRPMRWHLFPETRPIYADADDEVLGADGRWHDTNHATIWRWREAYQNDFAARMDWTIKAPKEANHPPLPKLAHAARITAKPGERVELSAEGTTDPDGDALSYEWFYYNEAGTFPLSSARSGQPLEIKNFDQPKAWFTVPTARVMAPGTGQMHIILAVTDHGAPRLTRYQRVIVDVVAPEKK
- a CDS encoding DUF1593 domain-containing protein, which translates into the protein MKTLLRLCCLATICAVFVAPSAHAETPSTKPRVIVSTDIGGTDFDDFQSLVHLLVYADSIDLEGMIASPWGTGRNRKDHLLKLIDVYAKDFPNLRTYSASYPTPDQLRAISKQGGSDSADLRGWGERTEGSDWIIQRAHADDSRPLWLLVWGGIDDLAQALHDDPSIKTKLRVYWIGGPNKKWSTTAFDYIARDHPDLWIIEANSTYRGFFMGGNQAGDLSNDGFITEHIKGRGALGDYFAEIAKTVKMGDTPSLTYLLNNKTPENPTVPSWGGSFVRAWDRPRYTFDRAPTAEDIVETYAIVDLIYRPKGDAPADVQAKLVVDKQEFIGFPDKDGAWHFLFSPKDTKSWTYRIASNHPGLDGQTGAFTSVLPTTETAKPSPNFPNWWADDPDPALREKNEQGVKTINRHREAFLRDFAARLERCETPKP